Proteins encoded within one genomic window of Bacillus sp. 1NLA3E:
- a CDS encoding DUF3231 family protein, whose translation MTEHYTQLTSAEIASIWTSYMNDSMSKCVLGYFLKTVEDEEIKAVVQYTYDLSATHIEKLTTIFQEEQIPTPTGFTYDNDVNLNASCLFTDPFMLTYLNHMAKLGLFGYSGFVSMSARDDIRAFYREGLTETSELFERSSKVLLSKGLFIRAPYIAYPTKTDYIDSKRYLSGLSPFSKQRPLNAVEISHLFMNIQTNIIGSKLAQSFAQISPREDIQKWMLRGGDISKKHIQIFTNILVKNDIQAPASSDIAITDSTTPPFSDKLTMFHMSFMSAAGTGNYATAAAASQRSDLLLNYERLSLEIAQFAKDGADIMISNEWLEQPPGTLDKDKLTNKKELNN comes from the coding sequence ATGACTGAACATTACACTCAACTTACTTCGGCTGAAATAGCTTCAATTTGGACTAGCTATATGAATGATAGTATGTCCAAATGTGTCTTAGGCTATTTTCTGAAAACCGTAGAAGATGAAGAAATAAAAGCTGTTGTTCAATATACATATGACCTTTCAGCTACTCATATCGAAAAATTAACAACCATATTCCAAGAAGAACAGATTCCAACGCCAACAGGATTTACTTATGATAATGATGTGAATTTAAATGCTTCCTGTCTCTTTACAGATCCTTTTATGCTAACCTATTTAAACCATATGGCAAAGCTTGGACTGTTTGGATATAGTGGATTTGTTTCTATGAGTGCTAGAGATGATATAAGAGCATTTTACAGAGAAGGTCTGACAGAAACATCGGAATTGTTTGAGCGCAGTTCAAAAGTTCTTCTTTCAAAAGGATTATTTATTAGGGCTCCTTATATTGCATATCCAACCAAAACGGACTATATAGACAGTAAAAGGTATTTAAGTGGACTTTCTCCTTTTAGCAAACAAAGACCATTAAACGCCGTTGAAATATCACATTTATTCATGAATATTCAAACAAATATTATAGGAAGTAAACTTGCACAAAGTTTTGCCCAAATATCTCCAAGAGAAGATATTCAAAAATGGATGTTAAGGGGAGGAGATATTTCAAAAAAGCATATTCAAATATTTACAAATATCCTTGTTAAAAACGATATACAGGCACCTGCATCATCGGATATTGCAATTACTGACTCAACAACGCCACCATTTTCGGATAAGTTAACCATGTTTCATATGAGCTTTATGAGTGCAGCAGGAACAGGAAATTATGCAACTGCAGCAGCTGCAAGTCAAAGAAGTGACCTTCTTCTAAATTATGAACGATTATCACTTGAAATTGCTCAATTTGCTAAGGATGGGGCAGATATCATGATTAGTAATGAATGGTTAGAACAACCACCAGGAACACTTGATAAAGACAAACTTACAAATAAAAAAGAATTGAATAATTAA